One window of the Podospora pseudocomata strain CBS 415.72m chromosome 7, whole genome shotgun sequence genome contains the following:
- the CDC48 gene encoding AAA ATPase cdc48 (COG:O; EggNog:ENOG503NWIH), which yields MAPEPSADHPEHKKKVNLMDASGAERKDEDDTATAILKKKKKPNQLMVTDAVNDDNSIIALSNNTMDTLQLFRGDTVLVRGKKRKDTVLIVLADDDLDDGSARINRVVRHNLRVKHGDMITIHPCPDIKYAKRIAVLPIADTVEGLTGSLFDVFLAPYFREAYRPVRQGDLFVVRGGMRAVEFKVVEVDPPEYGIVAQDTVIHCEGEPIQRDEEENNLNEVGYDDIGGCRKQMAQIREMVELPLRHPQLFKSIGIKPPRGVLLFGPPGTGKTLMARAVANETGAFFFLINGPEIMSKMAGESESNLRKAFEEAEKNSPAIIFIDEIDSIAPKRDKTNGEVERRVVSQLLTLMDGMKARSNVVVMAATNRPNSIDPALRRFGRFDREVDIGVPDPTGRLEILQIHTKNMKLGDDVDLEQIAAETHGYVGSDIAALCSEAAMQQIREKMDLIDLDEDTIDAEVLDSLGVTMENFRFALGVSNPSALREVAVVEVPNVRWEDIGGLETVKEELKESVQYPVDHPEKFLKFGMSPSRGVLFYGPPGTGKTMLAKAVANECAANFISVKGPELLSMWFGESESNIRDIFDKARAAAPCIVFLDELDSIAKARGGSVGDAGGASDRVVNQLLTEMDGMTSKKNVFVIGATNRPEQLDPALCRPGRLDSLIYVPLPDEAGRLSILTAQLRKTPVADDVDLNYIASKTHGFSGADLGFITQRAVKLAIREAISTEIQRTKEREANGEDVDMEGEEDPVPELTKRHFEEAMQMARRSVSDVEIRRYEAFAQQMKNAGPGAYFKFPEGGVEGAAGNGGAGNSFGDAGDDEGLYD from the exons ATGGCTCCCGAGCCTAGTGCCGATCACCCTGagcacaagaagaaggtcaacCTCAT GGATGCCTCTGGTGCTGAGCGcaaggatgaagatgacaccgccaccgccattctcaagaagaagaagaagcccaacCAGCTGATGGTGACGGATGCCGTTAATGACGACAActccatcatcgccctctccaacaacaccatggaCACTCTCCAGCTGTTCCGTGGCGACACTGTCTTGGTTCGtggcaagaagagaaaggacACTGTGTTGATCGTCCttgccgacgacgacctcgaTGATGGCAGTGCCCGCATCAACCGTGTTGTCCGTCACAACCTTAGGGTCAAGCACGGTGACATGATCACAATTCACCCATGCCCCGATATCAAATAT GCCAAACGTATTGCCGTTCTCCCAATCGCCGACACCGTCGAGGGCCTTACCGGCTCTCTCTTTGACGTGTTCCTCGCTCCTTATTTCCGCGAAGCCTACCGCCCCGTCAGACAAGGTGACCTCTTCGTGGTACGCGGAGGCATGAGAGCGGTCGAGTTCaaggttgtcgaggttgacccTCCTGAGTACGGCATCGTCGCTCAAGATACGGTTATCCATTGCGAGGGCGAGCCCATCCagcgtgatgaggaggagaacaaCCTCAACGAGGTTGGCTATGACGACATTGGTGGTTGCCGCAAGCAGATGGCTCAGATTCGTGAAATGGTCGAGCTGCCACTCCGCCACCCTCAGCTTTTCAAGTCGATTGGTATCAAGCCCCCACGTGGTGTGCTCCTTTTCGGACCTCCTGGTACCGGTAAGACACTCATGGCTCGTGCTGTTGCCAACGAGACGGgtgccttcttcttcctgatCAACGGTCCCGAGATTATGTCCAAGATGGCCGGTGAATCCGAGTCCAACTTGAGAAAGGCGTTCGAAGAGGCTGAGAAGAACTCCCCGGCTATCATCTTCATTGACGAGATCGATTCCATCGCCCCCAAGCGTGACAAGACCAACGGCGAGGTTGAGCGTCGCGTTGTCTCTCAGCTCTTGACCCTCATGGACGGCATGAAGGCCCGTTCCAACGTTGTGGTCATGGCCGCTACCAACAGACCCAACTCTATTGATCCTGCCCTCCGCCGCTTCGGTCGTTTCGATCGTGAGGTCGACATTGGTGTCCCTGACCCAACTGGCCGTCTTGAGATTCTCCAGATCCACACCAAGAACATGAAGCTTGGTGACGACGTTGATCTCGAGCAGATCGCTGCTGAGACTCACGGTTACGTCGGTTCCGATATTGCCGCCCTCTGTTCCGAGGCTGCCATGCAGCAGATTCGTGAGAAGATGGATCTCATTGATCTGGACGAGGATACCATCGATGCCGAGGTCCTCGACTCTCTTGGTGTGACCATGGAGAACTTCCGCTTCGCCCTTGGCGtgtccaacccctccgctCTTCGCGAGGTTGCCGTTGTCGAGGTTCCCAACGTCCGCTGGGAGGATATCGGTGGTCTCGAGAccgtcaaggaggagctcaaggagagtGTTCAGTATCCCGTCGATCACCCTGAGAAGTTCCTCAAGTTCGGCATGTCCCCATCCCGCGGTGTCCTGTTCTATGGTCCTCCTGGTACGGGTAAGACAATGTTGGCAAAGGCTGTTGCCAACGAGTGCGCTGCCAACTTCATCTCTGTCAAGGGTCCTGAGCTGCTTTCCATGTGGTTCGGTGAGTCTGAGAGCAACATTCGTGACATTTTCGACAAGGCTCGTGCCGCCGCTCCTTGCATTGTCTTCCTCGACGAGTTGGACTCTATTGCCAAGGCCCGTGGCGGTTccgttggtgatgctggcggTGCTTCCGACCGTGTCGTCAACCAGCTCCTTACTG AAATGGACGGCATGACCTCCAAGAAGAACGTCTTCGTCATTGGCGCTACCAACCGTCCCGAGCAGCTTGACCCTGCCCTGTGCCGTCCTGGTCGTCTCGACTCCCTCATCTATGTCCCTCTTCCCGATGAGGCTGGCCGTCTCAGCATCTTGACCGCTCAGCTCCGCAAGACTCCTGTCGCTGACGATGTCGACCTCAACTACATCGCTTCCAAGACCCACGGCTTCTCCGGTGCCGATCTTGGTTTCATCACGCAGCGCGCTGTCAAGCTTGCCATCAGGGAGGCCATCTCTACCGAGATCCAGCGCACCAAGGAGCGCGAGGCTAACGGTGAGGATGTCGAtatggagggcgaggaggacccCGTTCCTGAGCTCACCAAGCGCCACTTCGAGGAGGCCATGCAGATGGCTCGCCGTTCCGTCAGTGATGTCGAGATTCGTCGCTATGAGGCCTTTGCCCAGCAAATGAAGAACGCCGGTCCAGGCGCCTACTTCAAGTTCcccgagggtggtgttgagggtgctgccggcaacggtggtgctggcaacTCGTTcggtgatgctggtgatgatgagggtctCTATGACTAA
- a CDS encoding hypothetical protein (EggNog:ENOG503P3FF; COG:S), with translation MAHNSDSMSPPSSSQLIRSGRKGSKKVRTGCITCKIRKVKCDEEKPFCMRCTKTGRRCDGYLDAKAISQRRRRSGGLGQNAAGEPHAPLATLFEWATGDEKRAFHFFQHVTAPCLAADHDGAFFRVLVLQICQTEPAVRHAVLAVSSLHEGMVQAAMMPQLLHNNDSENRSSFALFQYNRAIACLLEQMRTVNARPLVPLLTCVLFVCIELMQSKDKESLIHLEQGRQILSQLGPRVTGRSPEIDLIKQHLVPMYTRMSLTSLMLGCAPTAIPEPLKTLTEVPMVFKTIDEVRYALYDFMDQCLRFAKKSHAAKISKVPEEDMRAFELEQDVLLRKLAKFNVAFSLYRSTKAKEAPPGSIALIQVHVHTTFIWVSTALSRHETVFDDYVDTFSAIIPLASEFINTLLSPQGQGPKGPSGGPDTRRLSAMFTFEMHVIAPLYFVAAKCRHPMIRRAALELLRRNPGRRENLWRANVMATIAEHTMKLEEKHLRSRGERSVSPPGAVGGGSMQQHFPYQFGPGDAWGGGGLEGVPFPDGFLVGGHHHPGQQQQQQQQQQQQGFGLFDSIPVGNNRPMSSSATAVSVEYGGMATGQQQQQQQQHHMPIDPSLLFDASTAAEVSSAHSFSVAPSIASSLDDLGSSQTIFVGGAGKGSTNPAPGGSQPTHSQVSSWGGSTGANVAPGIALEPPTPRDDSPFGHILSRQSQSVGSPSVGSEGSPELSAIDSFGGYQLPYQNNGYGMDFVLGGGGGGGGGYGGMGGIGGMGNMGGGGGMGGMGGGNNNNGGMQFWRSGDAPYDVPERYRVRESILGPEKEDGSSWVMMFRKLGGLDGEWDVLTESVVC, from the exons ATGGCTCACAACTCGGACTCGATGTCCCCGCCTTCATCGTCACAGCTGATCAGATCTGGGAGGAAAGGGTCCAAGAAAGTCAGGACGGGTTGTATAACATGCAA AATTCGTAAGGTCAAATGCGACGAAGAAAAGCCATTCTGCATGCGGTGCACCAAAACAGGGAGGAGATGTGACGGTTACCTCGACGCCAAAGCTATATCACAACGCCGGCGCCGGTCCGGTGGTCTGGGGCAAAATGCTGCGGGAGAGCCTCATGCTCCGTTGGCCACGCTCTTCGAATGGGCTACCGGGGACGAGAAGAGGGCCTTTCACTTCTTCCAGCACGTAACAGCGCCATGTCTCGCCGCCGACCACGACGGCGCCTTCTTTCGAGTGCTGGTTCTTCAGATCTGCCAGACGGAACCAGCAGTGAGGCACGCCGTCCTTGCTGTCAGCAGTTTACACGAGGGGATGGTGCAGGCCGCCATGATGCCTCAACTGCTTCACAACAACGACAGTGAGAACCGAAGCTCGTTTGCCCTGTTTCAGTACAACCGCGCCATCGCCTGCCTGCTCGAACAAATGAGGACGGTTAACGCCCGGCCACTAGTACCATTACTCACCTGCGTGCTGTTTGTCTGTATCGAACTCATGCAGAGCAAAGACAAGGAGTCGCTCATCCACCTCGAGCAAGGACGGCAGATCCTCTCACAACTAGGGCCGAGAGTTACAGGAAGAAGCCCCGAGATCGATCTCATCAAGCAGCATCTCGTGCCAATGTACACACGCATGTCTCTCAcctcgttgatgctgggcTGCGCGCCAACCGCCATCCCGGAACCGCTGAAAACCCTGACCGAAGTCCCCATGGTGTTCAAGACCATCGACGAGGTCCGGTACGCGCTGTACGACTTTATGGACCAGTGCCTGAGGTTCGCCAAAAAGTCGCACGCCGCCAAGATCAGCAAGGTGCCCGAGGAGGACATGCGGGCGTTTGAGCTGGAGCAGgacgtcctcctccgcaagCTCGCCAAGTTCAACGTCGCCTTTTCGCTGTACCGGTCGACAAAGGCCAAGGAAGCACCGCCCGGCTCCATCGCCCTGATCCAAGTCCACGTTCACACGACGTTTATATGGGTTTCCACCGCCCTCAGCCGGCACGAGACGGTTTTTGACGACTATGTCGATACTTTTTCTGCCATCATTCCTCTGGCGTCGGAGTTTATCAACACGCTGCTGTCGccgcaggggcaggggccaAAGGGGCCGAGTGGTGGGCCTGATACGAGGAGGTTATCGGCCATGTTTACGTTTGAGATGCATGTGATTGCGCCGTTGTATTTTGTGGCGGCCAAGTGCAGACACCCCATGATCAGGAGGGCGGCGCTGGAGTTGCTGAGGCGGAACCCGGGACGGAGGGAGAACTTGTGGAGGGCGAATGTGATGGCTACTATTGCGGAGCACACCatgaagttggaggagaagcattTGAGAAGCaggggggagaggtcggtTTCGCCGCCGGGGGCGGTCGGGGGTGGGAGTATGCAGCAGCATTTTCCATATCAGTTTGGTCCGGGAGATgcctggggtggtggggggttggagggggtgccTTTTCCGGATGGGTTTCTTGTTGGggggcatcatcatccagggcaacaacaacaacaacaacaacagcagcagcagcaggggtttgggttgtttgatTCGATTCCTGTCGGTAATAACAGGCCGATGTCGAGCAGTGCGACTGCTGTTTCGGTCGAGTATGGTGGGATGGCCAccgggcagcagcagcagcagcagcagcagcatcataTGCCTATTGATCCGTCGCTTCTGTTTGATGCGAGCACGGCGGCGGAGGTGTCGTCTGCGCACTCGTTTAGTGTGGCGCCGTCGATTGCTTCGTCACTTGACGATTTGGGGTCTTCGCAGACGATATttgttgggggtgctggGAAAGGGAGCACTAACCCTGCTCCTGGGGGGTCACAGCCGACGCATTCTCAGGTTTCGAGCTGGGGGGGTTCGACTGGTGCTAATGTTGCTCCCGGGATTGCACTTGAGCCGCCTACTCCGAGGGATGATTCCCCTTTTGGGCATATCCTTTCGCGGCAGAGCCAGAGCGTGGGGAGTCCGAGTGTGGGGAGTGAGGGGTCGCCGGAGCTGAGTGCTATTGATTCTTTTGGGGGTTACCAACTGCCGTATCAGAATAATGGGTATGGGATGGACTttgttttgggtggtggtgggggaggaggaggaggatatggggggatggggggaattGGGGGTATGGGGAAtatgggtggtggtggtgggatggggggtaTGGGAGGGGGTAATAATAACAATGGGGGGATGCAGTTTTGGAGGAGCGGGGATGCGCCGTATGATGTGCCTGAGAGGTATAGGGTTAGGGAGAGCATACTCGggccggagaaggaggatgggagcagttgggtgatgatgtttaggaagttgggggggttggatggggagtgggatgttTTGACTGAGAGTGTGGTTTGTTGA
- a CDS encoding hypothetical protein (EggNog:ENOG503P56X): protein MKRIALSEVDESKTNPSSSSPEQMPPRDQMPSKEQRQLLPQEVMDIVVPSLKVGGSAGACGLFMGGAAGILRGAPPVFFSLIAGGQWFALGSSYWAARLVAFNALGGEDKITPGDKLKGSTFAGAVSGVVGGSIRGPRNIIPGAIVCSLLGAGGQAFANRREAKQKEAEKDPSKNKRFWHSSWSPITALSDQDYVNLLEEKLLRVEADIALIDDRIRELREADSKKMGNTPPPTEQVPLVQEVKEATDNTPIQADKKGQSQSWWRW from the exons ATGAAGCGCATCGCTCTTTCAGAGGTCGACGAATCGAAAACAAACCCCAGTTCATCCTCACCAGAACAAATGCCACCGAGGGACCAGATGCCGTCAAAAGAGCAAAGACAACTCCTCCCGCAAGAGGTGATGGATATTGTAGTCCCTTCCCTCAAAGTGGGCGGCTCGGCTG GTGCCTGTGGCTTGTTTATGGGAGGAGCAGCTGGTATCCTTCGTGGTGCACCACCGGTATTTTTCTCGTTGATTGCTGGTGGTCAATGGTTCGCCCTAGGTTCAAGCTACTGGGCTGCTCGGTTGGTGGCCTTTAATGCTCTGGGAGGAGAGGACAAGATTACTCCCGGAGACAAGCTCAAAGGAAGTACTTTTGCTGGTGCAGTCTCTGGTGTTGTCGGAGGATCTATTC GAGGGCCGCGAAATATTATTCCTGGAGCCATCGTATGTTCCCtgctgggagctggagggcaAGCCTTTGCCAATAGAAGGGAggccaagcaaaaagaagcggAAAAGGATCCTTCAAAGAACAAGCGGTTCTGGCACTCGAGTTGGAGTCCCATTACAGCACTTTCAGATCAAGATTATGTGAAtctgttggaggagaaacTTCTCCGAGTAGAGGCTGACATTGCCCTCATCGACGACCGCATCAGAGAGCTTCGGGAAGCCGACAGCAAGAAGATGGGGaatacaccaccgccaactgAACAGGTTCCTTTGGTACAGGAAGTCAAGGAGGCTACGGATAATACACCGATTCAGGCGGACAAAAAGGGTCAGAGTCAGtcttggtggagatggtAA
- a CDS encoding hypothetical protein (EggNog:ENOG503P5MM) → MSNNNNPSTPVKIPPSAAGYTPATLDPELRSSINGTLIKEGHVAKIQEILLHTLHANPTNWPTLVENHARDLLRSGEVTTFPVLLKRVMDDIRHDTALAPSNRAANGTPGQGEEVNVNGKNVNVNGNGIKVGGGGRGENGNSLALPQQVVEDALRVTRAALEGVVEIEEGNP, encoded by the exons AtgtccaacaacaacaacccctccacgcCCGTAAAAATCCCCCCTTCGGCAGCTGGCTACACACCCGCCACCCTCGACCCCGAACTCCGCTCGTCAATCAACGGGACCTTGATCAAAGAGGGTCATGTCGCCAA AATCCAagaaatcctcctccacaccctCCACGCAAACCCAACCAACTGGCCCACCCTCGTCGAGAACCACGCCCGGGATTTGTTGCGGTCGGGCGAGGTGACCACCTTTCCGGTCTTGCtgaagagggtgatggatgatATTAGGCATGATACCGCTCTTGCTCCGAGCAACAGAGCAGCGAATGGGACGCCGGgtcagggggaggaggtgaacgTTAATGGGAAGAATGTGAATGTTAATGGGAATGGGAtcaaggttggtggtgggggaaggggggagaatGGTAATAGTTTGGCGTTGCCAcagcaggtggtggaggatgcgtTGAGGGTTACGAGGGcggcgttggagggggtggtggagattgaggaggggaatcCTTAG
- a CDS encoding hypothetical protein (EggNog:ENOG503NUMN; COG:E): MGQLLSTSSSSRRSHLLPSSASKAPLGKTEADILLSDSSSELSHPFPTEKNNDNATNTQTPTLLPLLKKAKGHYYYPVSGPKILDACGGAGVACLGHGKSNKSVIKAITTQISTVQYASYAHFRVDPVLQLEKFLCESTDGKMGKMYLMSSGSEAVEAALKFALEYHAWNGQPERVNIISRSHSYHGTTIGSLSASGHTTRRQPFTSVLNRTNFHHLPPCNPYRSPLPREEYLSSLLTSLESLITTLSPSTIAALILEPIVGAALGCVPPLPGYLSGIKSFCHTHGILLIYDEVMCGMGRTATSPSHHLHAYQSFPEPDISPDMMTIAKSFSASYLPASALLISTPLSNFLTSHNKVFTHGHTNQSHPVVASACLAVQGTIQSRNLLSNVAAQGGLLLHLLQKQLSQHPNVGDIRGRGLFVGIEFIADKTTKQPFERELDIASRVHKTALKNWQVLVYASQGCADDQGRGDVIMVMPAYDVTAKEIRDMVRRIAGAVREVFGSLWVA; encoded by the exons ATGGGTCAACTACTCTCcacttcgtcttcttcgagACGctcccaccttctcccatcTTCAGCTTCCAAGGCTCCCCTTGGTAAAACTGAAGCCGACATTCTCCTGTCAGACTCATCCTCCGAACTCTCacacccctttcccactgAAAAGAACAACGACAATGCCACCAATACCCAGACTcccactctcctccccctcctcaaaaaagCCAAAGGCCACTATTACTACCCCGTCTCTGGCCCCAAGATTCTCGATGCCTgcggcggcgccggcgtGGCCTGCCTCGGCCACGGCAAATCCAACAAATCCGTCAtcaaagccatcaccacccagaTCAGTACGGTCCAATACGCCTCCTACGCCCACTTCCGCGTCGACCCCGTGCTCCAACTTGAAAAGTTCCTCTGTGAAAGCACCGACGGTAAAATGGGAAAGATGTATCTCATGTCCTCCG GCTCAGAAGCAGTCGAAGCCGCCTTAAAATTTGCCCTCGAATACCACGCCTGGAACGGTCAACCGGAGAGGGTAAACATCATCTCCCGCTCTCACTCCTACCACGGAACGACAATAGGGTCGTTATCCGCCTCAGGACACACCACCCGGCGACAACCCTTCACCTCAGTCCTCAACCGGACAaacttccaccaccttcccccctGCAACCCCTACCgcagccccctcccccgggAAGAatacctctcctccctcctcacctcccttgAGTCCCtaatcaccaccctctccccctcgaCAATCGCAGCCCTAATCCTCGAACCTATCGTCGGCGCTGCCCTCGGCTGTGTCCCCCCTTTACCTGGTTACCTCTCCGGTATAAAATCTTTCTGCCACACCCACGGCATCCTCCTGATCTACGACGAGGTGATGTGCGGAATGGGCCGGACagccacctccccttcccaccatctccacgcGTATCAATCCTTCCCTGAACCCGACATCTCCCCCGACATGATGACAATAGCAAaatccttctccgcctcttACCTGCCCGCCTCGGCGCTTTTGATCTCTACCCCCCTGTCCAACTTCCTGACCTCCCACAATAAAGTATTTACTCACGGGCACACAAACCAATCCCACCCCGTCGTCGCCTCCGCCTGCCTCGCCGTCCAAGGCACAATCCAATCccgcaacctcctctccaacgtCGCCGCCCAGGGGGGGTTGCTCCTCCACCTACTGCAGAAACAGCTAAGCCAGCACCCAAACGTGGGGGATATAAGGGGCAGGGGGTTGTTCGTAGGGATAGAGTTCATCGCCGACAAGACAACAAAACAGCCGTTTGAGCGAGAACTCGATATTGCGAGCAGGGTGCACAAAACCGCACTAAAGAACTGGCAGGTCCTGGTTTATGCCTCCCAGGGCTGCGCCGATGatcaaggaaggggggaCGTCATCATGGTCATGCCGGCGTATGATGTCACTGCCAAAGAAATAAGAGacatggtgaggaggatcgCGGGGGCGGTACGCGAGGTTTTTGGTAGTTTATGGGTTGCATAA
- the TIF3 gene encoding Eukaryotic translation initiation factor 4B (COG:A; EggNog:ENOG503NWTV) → MAPKKEKAQKLSLGEFLGETGGVSSWADEVEDTYGTQSFPSTDRRTGPSSYGNNTSYGNDRGYHSLRDNLPQELPTKPPYTAHLGNLSYDATVESVTDFFHDCNCVNVRIIEDREQNRPKGFAYAEFADLEGLKTALTRDGQSFEGRNIRIKVADPPRGGFGDRTESFRELDWGAKRGPLADTGGRSNRDFGDRRPPREFNDERPVREAREINWERRGPLPPAERPESREGARARNTTDFSAARRASPAAWGPGEGRQGGDGSRPPRREFAERPERPERVPTAAEKEINWRNNMRPVEPKSREGSEAPGSPAAAPAAQPAGRPRLNLTKRTVSEAPDVISPAPTSKSNPFGAARPIDTAAREREVEEKRIRDKQEAEERAKAEKEAKEAAAAEAAEKAKAEEAAAAEAAAEAAEKAKADAEAATAAGTKPEVQEGEGEQKLPVRTREPREPAPKSRAAESGSWRRAGDAPARGPPSGPRRSGGAPRAPRQDGGRPPRSNGTTDARGPLSPTTEKAPASPAVDDDGWTTVTQPVKGRRGGNRPLA, encoded by the exons ATGG ctcccaagaaagagaaagccCAGAAGCTGTCTCTGGGTGAATTCCTCGGCGAGA ctggtggtgtttcCTCGTGGGCTGATGAAGTCGAGGACACATATG GCACCCAGTCCTTCCCTTCGACCGACCGTCGCACTGGCCCCAGCTCGTATGGCAATAACACTAGCTACGGCAATGACCGGG GTTACCACTCGCTCCGCGACAACCTCCCCCAGGAGCTCCCCACCAAGCCTCCTTATACCGCTCATCTCGGCAACTTGTCGTACGATGCCACTGTCGAGAGTGTGACCGACTTCTTCCACGACTGCAACTGCGTCAACGTCCGCATTATCGAGGACCGCGAGCAGAACCGTCCCAAGGGCTTCGCCTATGCCGAGTTTGCTGATCTTGAGGGTCTCAAGACTGCTTTGACCCGCGACGGCCAGTCCTTCGAGGGTCGTAATATTCGTATCAAGGTTGCTGATCCTC CCCGTGGTGGATTCGGCGACCGCACCGAGAGCTTCCGCGAGCTTGACTGGGGTGCCAAGAGAGGTCCCCTCGCTGACACTGGCGGCCGTAGCAACCGCGATTTCGGCGACCGTAGACCTCCCCGTGAGTTCAACGACGAGAGGCCGGTTAGAGAGGCCAGAGAGATCAACTGGGAGAGACGGggccctctcccccctgcTGAGCGCCCAGAGTCTCGCGAGGGTGCTCGTGcccgcaacaccaccgactTCAGCGCCGCTAGAAGGGCTTCCCCCGCCGCTTGGGGTCCCGGAGAAGGACGCCAAGGTGGAGATGGctctcgccctcctcgccgtgAGTTTGCCGAGCGCCCTGAGCGTCCCGAGCGTGTTCCTACCGCCGCTGAGAAGGAGATCAACTGGCGCAACAACATGCGTCCCGTCGAGCCAAAGTCTCGTGAGGGTAGCGAGGCTCCTGGTTCTCCCG CTGCCGCCCCCGCTGCGCAGCCAGCTGGTAGACCCAGACTGAATCTCACCAAGCGCACCGTTTCCGAGGCCCCCGATGTGATCTCGCCTGCCCCTACTTCCAAGTCGAACCCATTCGGTGCGGCCCGCCCCATCGACACTGCTGCCCGCGAGCGTGAGGTCGAGGAGAAACGCATCCGGGACAAgcaggaggctgaggagagggccaaggctgagaaggaggccaaggaggccgctgccgccgaggctgctgagaaggccaaggctgaagaggctg CTGCTGCGGAAGCTGCTGCGGAAGCTgctgagaaggccaaggctgatGCCGAGGCCgccactgctgctggtaCCAAGCCAGAAGTccaggagggtgagggtgagcaGAAGCTTCCCGTCAGAACTCGCGAGCCTCGTGAGCCTGCTCCCAAGTCCCGCGCCGCCGAGAGTggcagctggagaagagccgGTGATGCCCCAGCCCGTGGCCCCCCCAGCGGTCCCCGTCGCAGTGGCGGTGCCCCCCGCGCACCCCGCCAGGATGGTGGACGCCCTCCTCGGTCCAACGGAACCACCGATGCTCGCGGTCCATTGTCTCCCACCACCGAGAAGGCTCCCGCCAGCCCTGCTGTCGATGATGACGGCTGGACCACTGTTACCCAGCCGGTTAAGGGTCGCCGCGGCGGCAACCGGCCCCTTGCTTGA